The Crassaminicella indica genomic interval ATTTCATAAGACTCTTTAAACTTTTCCTTTATATTCTCTAAAAGAGGATTTTCTATATATATATTATTTTTTATTCTATTTAATGCCCCTTGTAAATGATTGATTAACCTTTTGTAATCATAATCTGTTTTGCATATTTTTATATCTAAATCTTTTTCTATAATTTCAATGATTTCATATAATAATCTAGTATTTTTTATAGTTTCTTTCACATGCGTATTTTTCCTAGCTGAATGAAGATGTGTAGCTATAAATCCTATTTCACCATATCCTAAATCCACATCTAATGCTTCTTTAATCATCTTGATTCCTTCAGATGCAATATCAAATTCATCTGGATATAGTAGTTTAATTTCATCAATAAATGGATTTGTTATTTCAAGTCCTGTTCGAACCCGTTCAATTGCAAAACCAATATGATCCGTAAGGAGAATATGAATATGCTTATTTAACTCACCTAACTTATTTTCTGCTTTCTCTATAATCGCCTCACTTATTTCTATAATCTTAGGATCTATTTGTTTCACAAGACTAAAGTACTTATTTTTCATCTTTTCATTATAACCTACAAAGGATTTTTGTATCTTCTCCCTCGGAATATATACCTTTTTGTTTTCCTTTTTTCCAAAGCCTATACCCGTACCTATTAATATAGTATCTTCTTTGTTTTGAAAATCATAAGCTAAAACAATATTATTATTTAAAATCTTTAATATCCTAAAATTATATTTGCTCAATATAATCCCTCCTGTACGAGCTTTAAAACAAAAAGGCACAAACCTATATACAAACACATTTCTACTTGCATTTGTACATAGGTTCATGCCTGCATTACAGTAACACACCTAATTGATCATTTAATTGTTATATAAATAATAACACAAGAAGAAAACGTTTGTCAATATATAAATAAATATGCTTTACCTAAAATAAAGCTTCCTCTATTCATATATAATTATATTTTACCAATATTATTTCACTATAATTTAAATTTTTTTCTAAATTTAAATTCACATTAAAGCTTACTATTGAATATGATAGCATTATCATAAATTATATATAAATTCATCTATAGATAAATATCATCAACATAAAAAAAGAACCTTCATTGTTTGAACGAAGTGAGTTTTGAAGAGGTGATTCTATGAGATATTATAAAATTAAGAATTTAGTCTTTGAAGGAGGAGGTATATTAGGAATCGCCTATTTGGGCGTATTAGACTTTTTATATCATAAAAACATACTGCAAAATATAAGAAGAGTAGCAGGAACATCAGCAGGAGCTATAATTGCATGTATCACAAGTTTTGCTTTACCTTTTAATGAAACAAAAGAAATAATTGATACATTAGATTATAGTAAAATCCCTCAAAAAAATGACCATCCAGCTTTAAAAGAAATCCCTATTCCCTTTAGAAAAAATTTCGAAGAAATATTTGAAAATATTGATTGTCTCTATAGATTAGTAAATGATTACGGCTGGTATTCTAGTGAATATTTTTATGAATGGATTAAAAAACAAATAGCCTCTCAATTCGATGCATCTAAAAAACTGCCCCCCTATACCTTTGAAGATTTTAAAAACACCTCTACGCATAAAGATCAAAAACCTTTTTTAGATTTATATATTATTGGTACAGATATATCTACTAAAAGTTCAAAGCTATTTTCATATGAAACAACTCCTCATATGGAGGTAGCACAAGCTGTAAGAATTTCTATGTCTATCCCTCTCTTTTTCGAATCAGTAAAAGTAAATCCAAAAACACAAACCAAAAAATCAATGCCCCATATATATTCAGATGGTGGCATTATGAGAAATTATCCTATAAAAATATTTGATTCTAGTTATTTTAAAGATAGAATCGTCAACGGTATAAATATTCAGACTTTAGGAGTAAGATTTAAAAACGCTACAAAATATAATAAAATAAATAACTTCATAGAATATATAGAAAATCTATTGATATCTTTCATAAGCATTCAGCAGGATATATATAATCATAGCCCTGAAGATCAAATAAGATCTATTCAAATAGATACAAAAGATATATCCTTTATAGACTTTAATATACATCAAAATGATGAAAAATATAGATTTTTATATCAAGAAGGGTATAAAGCAGCTAAAAACTATTTTCAAAAAAAAGCATTCTTTCCTAGAGGCTATTTATAACTTCTATATAAAAGATCACCCATTTATACAGGTGATCTTTTATCATAATAAATATTTTCTAATCTTCACCAAATATTCCTATCGTTTGGAAGAAATGGATAAACCTATTTGTATTCCATTTGAGAGATGTCTGTACATATCCTAAAGCATCTGCATTATACCTACCAGCAACTCTCTGTTCTGCATATAATTCATAAGTACCATCTCTCTGAAAGTCAATAGGATATAACCCTCCTAATGGATTTACCCATCCCTTAATAGGCTCTTTCAAATTGCCATATTTATCATATATCTCTGATAAATATGCTTCCCCCTTGTATTGAATATCTAATATATACTTTTTATTAGTATTTTTGCTAAGCACCTCTACCTTATAATCATCTTTATAATTTACATCATATATATATTCTGCATTAAATTTTTCAGAATCAAAAATCATTTTAGGCTTATTGTTTAGAAATGAATATATATAATAAAAAGCATATCCTCCACTGCCTCCAGAATTTATACTAATTAAAATATCATCAATCTTATCCCCTGAAAAATCA includes:
- a CDS encoding VCBS repeat-containing protein → MYYYPMYFQRQRKVNNNRSYTLDFKQGDVNGDGILDYVYLVGNKPYGIESPFRDNIKLKIIDGKTKDETIIDLKENAGYNPTLFLGDFSGDKIDDILISINSGGSGGYAFYYIYSFLNNKPKMIFDSEKFNAEYIYDVNYKDDYKVEVLSKNTNKKYILDIQYKGEAYLSEIYDKYGNLKEPIKGWVNPLGGLYPIDFQRDGTYELYAEQRVAGRYNADALGYVQTSLKWNTNRFIHFFQTIGIFGED
- a CDS encoding patatin-like phospholipase family protein, which produces MRYYKIKNLVFEGGGILGIAYLGVLDFLYHKNILQNIRRVAGTSAGAIIACITSFALPFNETKEIIDTLDYSKIPQKNDHPALKEIPIPFRKNFEEIFENIDCLYRLVNDYGWYSSEYFYEWIKKQIASQFDASKKLPPYTFEDFKNTSTHKDQKPFLDLYIIGTDISTKSSKLFSYETTPHMEVAQAVRISMSIPLFFESVKVNPKTQTKKSMPHIYSDGGIMRNYPIKIFDSSYFKDRIVNGINIQTLGVRFKNATKYNKINNFIEYIENLLISFISIQQDIYNHSPEDQIRSIQIDTKDISFIDFNIHQNDEKYRFLYQEGYKAAKNYFQKKAFFPRGYL
- a CDS encoding PRD domain-containing protein, producing the protein MSKYNFRILKILNNNIVLAYDFQNKEDTILIGTGIGFGKKENKKVYIPREKIQKSFVGYNEKMKNKYFSLVKQIDPKIIEISEAIIEKAENKLGELNKHIHILLTDHIGFAIERVRTGLEITNPFIDEIKLLYPDEFDIASEGIKMIKEALDVDLGYGEIGFIATHLHSARKNTHVKETIKNTRLLYEIIEIIEKDLDIKICKTDYDYKRLINHLQGALNRIKNNIYIENPLLENIKEKFKESYEIIKKIKVKIEQEYEVEVPEQELGYMAIHIQRLKTK